A stretch of the Bos indicus isolate NIAB-ARS_2022 breed Sahiwal x Tharparkar chromosome 13, NIAB-ARS_B.indTharparkar_mat_pri_1.0, whole genome shotgun sequence genome encodes the following:
- the LOC109568123 gene encoding LOW QUALITY PROTEIN: transmembrane protein 59-like (The sequence of the model RefSeq protein was modified relative to this genomic sequence to represent the inferred CDS: inserted 1 base in 1 codon) encodes MALPKGSLWLRAQLGIPPLLLLAMALAGGSETASAEAFDSVLGDTGSCHRACQLMYPLHTYPKEEELYACQRGCRLFSICQFXDDGIDLNRTKLECESACTEAYSQSDEQYACHLGCQNQLPYTELRQEQLMSLMPKMHLLFPLTLVRSFWSDMVDSAQSFITSSWTFYLQADDGKIVIFQSKPEIQYAPQLEQEPTKLKDSSLSKMSSDLQMRSSQAHRNYLEDGESDGFLRCLALNSGWILTMTLVLSVMVLLWICCATVATAVQQYVPSEKLSIYGDLEFMNEQKLNRYPASSLVVVRSKAEDHEEAGPLPAKVNLAHSEI; translated from the exons ATGGCGCTGCCGAAGGGGAGCCTATGGCTCAGGGCCCAACTGGGGATCCCGCCGCTACTGCTGCTGGCCATGGCCCTGGCCGGAGGCTCGGAAACCGCTTCGGCTGAAGCATTTGACTCGGTGTTGGGTGATACGGGGTCTTGTCACCGGGCCTGTCAGTTGATGTATCCCTTGCACACCTACCCCAAGGAAGAGGAGTTGTATGCATGTCAGAGAGGTTGCAGGCTGTTTTCAATTTGTCAGT GTGATGATGGAATTGATTTAAATCGGACCAAATTGGAATGTGAATCTGCATGTACAGAAGCATATTCCCAATCTGATGAGCAATATGCTTGCCATCTTGGTTGCCAGAATCAGCTGCCATACACAGAATTGAGACAAGAACAACTCatgtccctgatgccaaaaatgCATCTACTCTTCCCTCTAACTCTGGTAAGATCATTCTGGAGTGATATGGTGGACTCTGCACAGAGCTTCATAACCTCTTCGTGGACTTTTTATCTTCAAGCTGATGATGGAAAAATAGTTATATTCCAGTCTAAGCCAGAAATCCAGTATGCACCACAGTTGGAGCAGGAGCCTACAAAATTGAAAGACTCATCACTAAGCAAAATGTCCTCAGATCTGCAAATGAGAAGTTCACAAGCACATAGAAACTAtcttgaagatggagaaagtgaCGGCTTTTTAAGATGCCTGGCTCTTAACTCTGGGTGGATTTTAACCATGACTCTTGTCCTCTCTGTGATGGTGTTGCTCTGGATTTGCTGTGCAACTGTTGCTACAGCTGTGCAGCAGTATGTTCCCTCTGAGAAGCTGAGTATCTATGGTGACTTGGAATTTATGAATGAACAAAAGCTAAACAGATATCCAGCTTCTTCTCTTGTGGTTGTTAGATCTAAAGCTGAAGATCATGAAGAAGCAGGGCCTCTACCTGCAAAAGTGAATCTTGCTCATTCAGAAAtctaa
- the PROKR2 gene encoding prokineticin receptor 2 — protein sequence MAAQNGNASFPANFSIPQEHASSLPFNFSYDDYDLPLDEDEDMTKTQTFFAAKIVIGVALVGIMLTCGIGNFVFITALTRYKKLRNLTNLLIANLAISDFLVAIICCPFEMDYYVVHQLSWEHGHVLCACINYLRTVSLYVSTNALLAIAIDRYLAIVHPLKPRMNYQTASFLIALVWMVSILISIPSAYFTKETVLFIVKNQKKIFCGQVWPVDQQLYYKSYFLFVFGIEFLGPVFTMTLCYARISRELWFKAVPGFQTEQIRKRLRCRRKTVLVLMCILTAYVLCWAPFYGFTIVRDFFPTVFVKEKHYLTAFYVVECIAMSNSMINTVCFVTVKNSTMKYFKKMLLLHWRPSHHGSKSSADLDLKTSRLPATEEVDCIRLK from the exons ATGGCAGCCCAGAATGGAAATGCTAGTTTTCCAGCCAACTTCAGTATACCCCAAGAAcatgcctcctccctccccttcaacTTCAGTTATGATGATTATGACCTCCCTCTGGATGAGGATGAGGATATGACCAAGACTCAGaccttctttgcagccaagattgTTATCGGGGTGGCACTTGTGGGTATCATGCTGACTTGTGGTATTGGCAACTTTGTCTTTATCACTGCCCTCACCCGCTATAAAAAGCTGCGCAACCTCACCAACCTGCTCATTGCTAACCTGGCCATCTCCGACTTCCTGGTAGCCATCATCTGCTGCCCCTTTGAGATGGACTACTATGTGGTGCATCAGCTCTCCTGGGAGCATGGCCATGTGCTCTGTGCCTGTATCAACTACCTGCGTACCGTCTCACTCTACGTCTCCACCAATGCCCTGCTGGCCATTGCTATTGACAG aTATCTCGCTATCGTTCACCCCTTGAAACCACGAATGAATTATCAAACAGCCTCCTTCCTGATCGCTCTGGTCTGGATGGTATCCATTCTCATCTCCATCCCATCAGCCTACTTCACAAAGGAAACCGTCCTCTTCATTGtcaaaaaccagaaaaagatctTCTGCGGCCAGGTCTGGCCAGTGGACCAGCAGCTCTACTATAAATCCTACTTCCTCTTTGTCTTTGGCATCGAGTTCCTGGGCCCCGTGTTCACCATGACCCTGTGCTATGCCAGGATCTCCCGAGAGCTCTGGTTCAAAGCGGTCCCGGGTTTCCAGACTGAGCAAATCCGGAAGAGGCTGCGCTGCCGCCGGAAGACGGTACTGGTACTCATGTGTATCCTCACGGCCTATGTTCTGTGCTGGGCGCCCTTCTATGGCTTCACAATCGTGCGCGACTTCTTCCCCACTGTGTTCGTGAAGGAAAAACATTACCTCACAGCCTTTTATGTTGTGGAGTGCATCGCCATGAGCAACAGCATGATCAACACCGTGTGCTTCGTGACAGTGAAGAACAGCACCATGAAGTACTTCAAGAAGATGCTGCTGCTCCACTGGCGGCCCTCTCACCACGGGAGTAAGTCCAGTGCTGACCTCGACCTCAAAACCAGCCGCCTGCCAGCCACGGAGGAGGTGGATTGTATCAGGCTGAAGTGA